The nucleotide sequence ATATAGATTCCGGCTTCCAATGTTTCTACAACTTCAGAACTAAAGAAGCTAAAAGTTTTGTAAAACCACATGAGTTGTTTTCATCAGATTATTATATTGTCGATGGTGATTTGAAAGAAATAGAAGATAACCCTGAAAACTATTATGAATTTAGGACTGTGTCTTCTAGGGATATTTACATATTCATGGAAGAGTTTGCTGTGCATGTTTCAGATGAGGACTTGCAAGACAAGCTCTTGGATGCACTTAACATGCCAAAGCCTTTTAGGAACTTTAAAAGTGAGCTAGAGGAATATGATGTGTTTTATGACCAGTGGCAGGAATTCAAAAACAAGAAAATAATGAAGCATCTGGAAAAGCAGATTGAGGAAATCAATCTTGCTCTTGTAGAAGCTCGATAAAAAAGGTGAAGGTGAAAACGAGGAGTTGTCTTTATGACGCTCCTCGGTATTTCTTACTTTTCATTCAAAGCAATATTAGAGGTCTCACCAGTTCGCATGGTGAACTCTTTTCCCTTTACACATAGCTTAACTTCCCCTGCCCAGCCTTTTTCCAAGTGTATTTTCAGGTTGTCGTGAGATACCTCTAGGATAATCCAGTGGCCTCTGTACCTGATTCGCACTTTCAAATGGTCTAATTGGTCTGCAAGTCTTGGGTTTAGGTACAGTATATCATTCCTTACCTCAAGTCCGGTATAGCAGCGATGTACCATGTCTATCGTGCCTGCCATTGCGCCCAAGTGGATGCCTTCGTGGGTAGTACCTCCTTGTATGTCATGAATATCGCTATTTAATGCTTGCTTAAAACACTGCCAAGATCTTTCTCTGTCGGTTCTTGCTAGTACCCAGCTATGGATGTGACTACTTAGCGTAGAGCCGTGTGAGGTACGGCTGAGATAATA is from Cytophagaceae bacterium ABcell3 and encodes:
- a CDS encoding UPF0158 family protein — translated: MNRKLIELTPQQIKVIAEDIDSGFQCFYNFRTKEAKSFVKPHELFSSDYYIVDGDLKEIEDNPENYYEFRTVSSRDIYIFMEEFAVHVSDEDLQDKLLDALNMPKPFRNFKSELEEYDVFYDQWQEFKNKKIMKHLEKQIEEINLALVEAR